From one Bacteroidales bacterium genomic stretch:
- a CDS encoding DUF4301 family protein yields the protein MFTSTDLEQFNSQGIGLQNVGNQLARFKEGFPFVVLVAPATIDNGIVRLDDQQVKASADAFDAQQNSVQMIKFVPASGAATRMFKDLFEFQSAHRSPDFPSDIIALEKKYPAVAVFIADLHRFPFTGELQTTLRNQGLELRNLLKKNDYQKIIHHLLDRDGMNYAALPKGLLSFHRYPGEIRTAMEEHLVEGAAYCRNVTGDVRLHFTVSPEHLEAFRDLVGHKIDGYGKRYGVTYQVDFSVQKSSTDTLAVDLNNEPFRNSDGRLLFRPAGHGALIENLNDLEADVIFIKNIDNVVPDHLKPENTLFKKALAGYLLTLRQKVFTCLKRLQEPLPDEQEMNEMALFARDKLFMDTSFLDGLDWEKKQLALFHLLHRPIRVCGMVKNVGEPGGGPFWVKDGQGRISLQIVESSQVNNADPEQKRHFLEATHFNPVDLVCSIRDHQGKKFDLTMYVDSSTGFISRKSKDGRELKAMELPGLWNGAMAGWITVFIEVPLITFNPVKTVNDLLRKEHQVESWS from the coding sequence ATGTTTACATCAACTGATCTGGAACAGTTTAATTCACAGGGGATTGGCCTGCAGAACGTCGGGAATCAACTTGCCCGTTTCAAAGAAGGATTTCCCTTTGTCGTTCTGGTAGCGCCTGCTACCATCGACAATGGCATCGTCAGGTTAGATGACCAACAGGTAAAAGCCAGTGCCGACGCATTCGACGCACAACAAAACAGCGTCCAGATGATAAAATTTGTTCCCGCATCGGGGGCCGCAACCCGGATGTTCAAAGACCTTTTTGAGTTCCAGTCGGCCCACCGGTCACCTGACTTTCCTTCTGACATTATAGCGCTTGAAAAGAAATACCCGGCTGTGGCGGTGTTCATTGCTGATTTGCACAGGTTCCCTTTTACCGGTGAACTTCAGACTACACTCCGTAATCAAGGACTGGAGTTGCGTAATTTACTTAAAAAAAATGATTATCAGAAGATCATCCATCATCTCCTTGACAGGGACGGAATGAACTATGCTGCACTGCCGAAAGGATTGCTTTCCTTTCACCGTTATCCCGGCGAAATCCGGACTGCTATGGAAGAACATCTTGTTGAAGGAGCGGCATATTGCAGGAATGTTACCGGGGACGTTCGCCTGCATTTCACCGTATCCCCGGAGCATCTGGAAGCGTTCCGTGACCTTGTCGGCCACAAAATAGATGGCTATGGAAAACGTTACGGGGTTACCTATCAGGTGGACTTTTCGGTTCAAAAGTCCTCCACTGATACCCTGGCGGTGGACCTGAACAATGAACCCTTCCGGAATTCTGATGGCAGACTGCTTTTCAGACCTGCCGGTCACGGTGCACTGATCGAAAACCTGAATGATCTGGAAGCTGATGTCATTTTCATCAAAAACATTGATAATGTCGTTCCGGACCACCTGAAACCTGAAAACACACTCTTCAAAAAAGCCCTTGCAGGATATCTTCTGACACTTCGCCAGAAGGTTTTCACCTGTCTGAAAAGGTTACAGGAACCTTTACCTGACGAGCAGGAAATGAACGAGATGGCATTGTTTGCACGAGATAAACTGTTTATGGATACTTCGTTTTTAGATGGTTTGGACTGGGAGAAGAAGCAACTGGCGTTGTTCCATTTGCTTCACAGGCCAATTCGTGTCTGCGGAATGGTAAAAAATGTTGGCGAACCAGGCGGGGGGCCTTTCTGGGTGAAGGATGGTCAGGGAAGGATCAGTCTCCAGATCGTGGAATCATCCCAGGTGAACAACGCAGATCCGGAACAAAAAAGGCACTTCCTCGAGGCTACCCATTTCAATCCTGTTGACCTGGTCTGCAGTATCAGAGATCACCAGGGGAAGAAATTCGATCTGACGATGTATGTTGATTCGTCCACCGGATTTATATCCAGGAAATCGAAAGATGGCAGGGAGCTAAAGGCGATGGAACTTCCGGGATTGTGGAACGGGGCCATGGCCGGTTGGATCACAGTTTTCATTGAGGTGCCTTTGATCACGTTCAATCCGGTCAAAACAGTGAATGACCTGCTCCGGAAAGAACACCAGGTGGAGTCATGGAGCTGA
- the tsaD gene encoding tRNA (adenosine(37)-N6)-threonylcarbamoyltransferase complex transferase subunit TsaD: MPGKAIYVLGIESSCDDTSAAVIRNDELLSNIIANQDVHKKYGGVVPELASRSHQQNIIPVIQAALDTANVNKNELQAVSFTRGPGLLGSLLVGSSFAKALSLGLSVPLIEVDHLEAHILAHFIQEPGASKAVPAFPFLCLTVSGGHTQIVLIRDYFDMEIIGRTMDDAAGEAFDKAAKIMGLPYPGGPWIDQHSKGGNPTAYCFSKPRIPGLDFSFSGLKTSFLYFLRDRLKEDPEFISKNMADLCASIQQSIVDILLNKLIQASEKTGISTIAIAGGVAANSALRDAVRNQENIRKWQVFVPKIAFTTDNAAMVAICGYYKYLRNQVAGYEISPYSRSSKSRADDQDSAP; the protein is encoded by the coding sequence ATGCCCGGAAAAGCTATTTATGTCCTGGGAATTGAATCATCCTGTGATGATACGTCGGCTGCTGTAATCCGTAACGACGAACTCCTTTCCAACATTATTGCGAACCAGGATGTTCACAAAAAGTACGGAGGTGTCGTACCGGAACTGGCCTCGCGTTCACATCAGCAAAACATCATTCCCGTAATTCAGGCTGCGTTGGATACAGCAAATGTAAATAAAAATGAATTACAGGCAGTATCTTTCACAAGGGGTCCCGGATTACTGGGATCCTTGCTGGTTGGCTCCTCCTTCGCCAAGGCTCTTTCCCTGGGTCTATCCGTTCCGCTGATCGAGGTTGACCATCTGGAAGCGCACATTCTGGCCCATTTCATTCAGGAACCGGGTGCTTCCAAAGCGGTACCCGCCTTTCCTTTTCTTTGTCTCACCGTTTCAGGGGGGCATACACAAATCGTATTGATCCGTGACTATTTCGATATGGAAATCATTGGCAGGACGATGGATGATGCAGCAGGAGAAGCATTCGACAAAGCGGCAAAAATCATGGGACTTCCCTATCCGGGAGGACCCTGGATCGATCAGCATTCCAAAGGAGGTAACCCAACGGCTTACTGCTTTTCAAAGCCCAGGATCCCCGGCCTCGACTTCAGCTTCAGCGGACTTAAAACGTCGTTCCTTTATTTTCTCAGAGACCGTTTAAAAGAAGATCCAGAATTCATCAGCAAGAACATGGCTGATTTATGCGCTTCAATTCAGCAAAGCATAGTCGATATCCTTCTGAATAAACTGATACAGGCTTCTGAAAAAACCGGGATCAGCACCATTGCCATTGCAGGTGGTGTGGCGGCAAATTCCGCCCTGCGGGATGCGGTGCGCAATCAGGAGAACATTCGTAAATGGCAGGTATTTGTTCCCAAAATTGCCTTTACGACCGACAATGCTGCAATGGTGGCCATCTGCGGATATTACAAGTACCTTCGCAATCAAGTTGCAGGCTACGAAATCTCACCTTATTCCCGCAGTTCAAAATCCCGGGCAGATGATCAGGATTCAGCTCCATGA